In Glycine max cultivar Williams 82 chromosome 4, Glycine_max_v4.0, whole genome shotgun sequence, the genomic stretch cagaagaaaccctaacaataataagcttacaaaacctaggtatctctgcaaaagttgctccttttgctgcctccagagctcttttcctGAAGTAGGCATtgtggtgtgctctggaatTTGTGCCAATCATCTGCTTAAAGTTTGTACCCTAATTTTacacaagacaggctttaaataggctctgaattcgagacattgcgcttagcgccacccttgCGCTTagtgcgagtaagtggattCGGGCTTAACGCCAGTCGTGCGCTGAGCTTGGCTGAAGACACCTACTGCGCTTAAcgcactgatctcgcgcttagcgcacggCCTTGATGCTGATGCCTTGCCAGATTCTTctatcgcgctaagcgcgctgaagctgcacttagcggtggatgcgtgcttagcccactgatgagctaagcttAACTATCACTTTTGGCACTTCATtacttagcctctttttttacctgaaattgcacatatttcatcattaaatccaatggacatattctagagacagctttatccataaaacaaaatttatttacaaaaattctaaaaaataaccataaattggggaactatgcaagttttggaaaatgatttctatacaaaagttagtcgtataaagtGACTAATAGTAGGCTAAGAAGTTTTTCAACCATTCAACGCCACTACTAGCCAACTCTAGAGCTATGAACTCTGATTCCATGGTTGATCTTGCAATTATGGATTGTTTGGTTGATCTCCATGCAACCGCACCACCACCAAGTGTGAAAACATAACCAATAATGGACTTTGTCTCATCTAAATCAGAGATCCAGTTAGCATCATTGTACCTTTCTAGTATAATGAGAAATCCACTATAATCAATACCATATTCTATGGCACCTCTCAAGTATCTAATAAGTCTTACAAGAGCTTCCCAATGGTCTTTATTAGGATTATGAGTATATATACTTAGTTTGCCTACTGCGTATGCAATGTCTGGTCTTGAAAAGTTCATTAGATGTAGTAGACTCCCAATAATTTAGGCATACTAAGTTTGGTCAATAGAGTTTCCTCTATTTTTCTTCAACGGTGAGTTAGCATCATAAGGAGTACTCACTAGGTTAAGGTCATAGTAACCAAACCTCTTAAGAAATTTCTCAACATAATGTCCTTGGGATAGTAGGATACTATCGGCCTTTCTTACAATTCTAACTCCTAAGATAAAACTTGCTTCTCCAATGTCTTTCATGTCAAACTTAGAAGTAAGAAAAGCTTTGGTCCTAAGGACTATATCAATACAAGTACTAAAGATCAACATATCATCCACatacaaacaaaaaatcacaTAATCACTATTTTTAAATCTTGTGTAAACACAATTATCATCTTCAATATATGAAAAACCATCATCAAGCAAAGCATGGTTGAATTTATCATGCCACTATTTAGGTGCTTGTTTAAGTCCATATAGGGATTTTAAGAGTTTGCACACTTTGTTTTCTTGACCAAGTATAACACGCCTTTCAGGTTGAGTCATATAGATCTCTTCCTCTAGATCACCATTGAAAAAAGCAGTCTTTACATTCATCAGGTGAATCACCAACTTATGTATGGAAGCTAAAGCTATCAACACTCAAATAGAGGAAATCCTAGTCATAGGGGCAAAGGTGTCAAAGAAATCCAACCTTTTAGCTACCAATCTGGCTTTATACTTGTCAATAGATCCATCAAGGTTGTACTTCTTCTTAAAGATCCATGTACACCCTATTGGTTTCGCTCCTTGGGGTAGGTCTACTAAGGTCCATGTGTCATTCTTCTTAATAGAGtcaatttttatcttaatcaCTTGTTCCTAAGAGAGTGCATCAAAAGAACTAATGGCTTCAATGAAACTTATAAGGTCATCCTCAACAAGGTAGGTATAAAAATCATCTCCAATGGATGCTTCTTTCCTTTGTCTTTTACTTCTTCTTAGGTCCTAGCCATGAACTCACTATGGTTTTCAAAGGATTGTTCTAGGTTGATCCTCAAACTATCACTGTTGGTTCCTGTAGGTTGCCTAGATTTCAAAGGAAACACATCTTCAAAAAATTCAACATTCTTTGTCTCTACCATTGTGTTGACATCAAGCACATCACTTTTTAACACTGGGAACCTATAGACAACACTATGATTTGCATAATCGATAAGCAAGAAATCAGAAAGTCTTAGagcatattttccttttcttaggGTTGATCAGCATAACTTTGGCTAGGCACCCCTACACTCTTAGATGTTTTAGGTTGGGTAGATAGCATTTCCATAACTCATAAGGTGTTTTGCCAATTTTCCTGTAGGGGATCCTAATTTTGTAAGAAACAGGCGATTAACACGGCTTCTCCCCAAAGGTTGCTAGATGCAAAGGAACTAACTAGCATGCCATTCATCATTTCCTTAGGGGTGCTATTTTTCCTCTCAGGTACTCCATTTGACTTGGGTGAATAAGGTGGGGTTACTCCATGTATGATGCATTCCTTCTCACAAAAGTCAGTGAAAGTCTACATGACATGAGGCCAATGCCTAAATTTCAAGTATAGAATTATCTACACCTCTCATTATGACCTCAAAAGTTAATTTGGTCACCTAAATAAAATGCAATAGCATACATAACATGCTACATAAATCTACATATAAGAATGATTAATACAAGTTTATCATGACATATCATCAAAGGTATTATTAAATGAAGAACCTATGCTTGCTTTCCAACTGCATTAGAGAGACCTCTCAAACCAAATCATTAGATGTATATGACTACATCAAAAGGCTTCAACTAAAAAGTTGTTGAGGTAAATTCCAACAAGGTCTTGGTCCCCTTAAGCAAGTTCCATTAGAAAGACTTCTTGGACCAAATCATTAGATTAGATGACTATCAACAAGTCGTTGGTCCGAGTAGTACTAAACTCAGTCACCCTAATTAAGCATTCCGTAATTGAATAAGAATAAGAACAAATCTATCATTCCGTAATTATTCCTATACAACTATGGATTAAGCAATTCATAATATTCATTTGGTTATGGATTGTTTAATCCATAACTTTGTGAGAGAAAAATACTTACCAGATGATGACTTTAAATAGCAACCTCACTGTCTGTGGAGGAAGGACAATAGAAGAACCTCAATAACACATTCTACAGTTCAAACAAAAGCTTTGCGAAAGCAAAAACATCAACCATAAAGGTAGAGTGACAAAAGGAGAATGAGAATGAGGAGGAATCATGAGACCTTAATGGGAGAGGGGGATCACAGTGAAGAATAATGGatggcgggggggggggggggaaggaACTGTCAATTTGGGAGAAAGAAGGTGACATAGTTTGAAGTTATAATAAACAAGGGTATTGTGGGATTAAAAATTATGGGGTGCACCTAGTAAAAATATGGGATGAATTAAGTAATTGTCCGGTTGTGTCCACTCAAAGACCCAAACAATTGCAAGCTGACTAAAAAAGATAGGAGGAAAAAAtaggaataaattaaaaataggtaGAGAAGGAGcccaaaagattaaattaaaaacaagagaACATAAATAGGCAAGACTACTTACGAAATGCCCACCATTGATTATGGATGTGATGTTCTTGTCAAGATCGCAAGAATTGTGCTAACTCTTGTGCATACACATCAATTTACCAATATGAAAAGCATGACATGTGTGAAGTATGTAATTGTTAAATTATTCGCAACAATAGGCATTCTGCATCAAAACGGTGACGGTGCAATAGTAATTAAAGCAGCACCACGGACCCTATAATTTGATAGATGAAATACACATTAGAACGATGTATGTGATCATTTTTATTACAATAGTAATTGAAGCCTTTTCTTTTTACAGAGTAATGGAAGCCTTACTCCTCAAATAAGTATATCACAATTCAAAGGATCTTTTCTAGAATAATTTGAAGACAGTATAAAGAGTGAGGAAATGAAGGCACTATGAAGTATGTAACGGTAATCAGACTGATATAAATTGGTAATACAAATAATGATATCCAAtctacatattaaaaaattatatattctctcaaaaaaaagaaacagaacaGTTTCATATTTAATCCCCAATGAGCTGGTCAGTAACCAAAACTGAAGAAAGGATATGAAATGAATACGATAATAAACTTCTAATGCGGAAAAAAGAAACACCCTATGAGGAGATTTTCCTTAATCttcccaatatatatatatatatataattctcagCCAGGAATTTACAGCTACCACACAAAATTTGAGTAAAACAATTGGGTAATGACAATGTTGTTGCTGTCGTCAGGTCAGAGGTCTTCTGAGCTCAAATATGTTCCAGCAGACCTCTTGGAAAGTCttctaacaaaaaattcaaactaaaaacaaaagacTGTCTCTAATATATAGCATAGTGGAGTATGTTCTCCTCTATACAATATGTAAATCTTTTCAGCGAGCTTGAATGCTTGATTTCCATTCCGCAAGTGATGTCAGAAATTCCATGACCTACAGATACAACATTATTGGTTGAATTATGACATCAGAAAACAATATCAATATAAACAAGCAAATAGACCTAATGATCCATATACTATGTTTTGAGAGATTCAAGTGTTTTGTgaataaaagaaagataagtGTTAGCAACACGCACTCTTGATCACACTCTTAATTATTTagctgaaatttattaaaaaacaccaaattttgtagatcttgtttaataaactttatttatgattttgtaatttttaataagtttcaataaataataaaagaatgtgTCAGAAAAGGTGCATTAGGCAGTGTGAGGTTAACATTCCTCTAAAAAAATGAGGGTAGGAACGGCGTCCATCTATCTAGATTCAGATTCATTCCAAAACAAACAAGACATACAAACTAATTGAAACCAAGAGATTTACCTCAGAGGGATCACGAAGAGAGTAAATTGCGTTGCTTTCTTTTGGGGCACGGGACACTAAGATGCCACAACCTTTATTAGCTTCTTTCAAAACCTGTTACAGTCCGTTTCATATCAGTATTAAGGAAATCAGCAAAGAAGGaaggagaaattaaaaaaagaaaaaaagaaatttaagccATGAGTACATCATACCAAGCTATGATAGTGTATTACCTTAAATGCATCTTCATCTGTTCTATCATCCCCAACATAAATAGCGAGCACGTCATCACAATTAAGTCCTAGATGAAGAAGTCTTATGTCATTTGCTCCATAACAAAATTCTGATCTTCAAAGAAAGTAACCATTAACTAAAAACAATGAACTCACCAAGTGACTCGAGTAAAAATGTGACAGCTTTTCCCTTATCCCAGTCAATCACTGGCCGAACCTCtaaaacctgaaaattaataaacatggattattaaaaaaagtacttTAACAGTTAGATCTCTTGAAAAAATGAGTGAAAATTTTTGGTCTAGAAACTACCTTCCGCCCATGAGTTAAACGCAAACGTGGATACTCCTTCAGAACATCATATACACGTTGTCCCACAATTTGCCAACTCTGTAcattaaatgaaacaaattaagaggaaataaataattacaatcatgttaaaatatgaaattgagGGCGAGCTCTGGCGCAACAATAGAGTCATGCCTTGGTGACGGGTTGGTTATGGATTCTAATTGAGAAACAACTTCTTAGCATATGGCAAAGGTAAGGTTGCGTACAATaaccctcccccatacctttgCATAGCAAAAAAACCTTCTAGCACTAAGATATATTAGTTTAgggtaaaatatgaaataagttGGTAAAAAGAGGGAGTCATTTTATGTAGAAAAACTCCCTATTTTGTGCAAGCATCAGAAAAGAAGTTAATACCTCCTCATCTACATTGCGGTAATGCACAGACACACAAAATTTGTTGTTCTCAACTGTTGCTCCTTCAATATCTTCTGTGCACTCCATGAGCAACCCAAGTACCTGTTGAAACATTAGTTGATCAGCATAAAACTTTCCAATACAGATAAAAGATTGAGAGATTCATTGTAaagtaattttcaaaatatacatGCCTCATTAATCATGGGCAGGAATTCAGCAGCAGGTTGGAATAAATTAACTTCAACACCCTgtaatttcaaaagattataAATCAAAATAGAGGCACATTAAAAGGTAGTTCTAGAAAAGACAATGAGAAGTCAGACATATATTCACAAACATATGTTTGAAACTTTAAAACTAGTACCTGCTTGTCAGCAGAACTAATGCAATCAGGGTGATTATCAGAAATAGATTGTCTAGAAGGACCAATAATGTCCATACCATGACTACCAGCATAACATAGATCACTTACTCCAACAAATTCATATACCTGATCCAATAGCGTATGTAACAAAGGTTAAAATTAAAGTCAAAACCGATGATCAACAAAGAAACTTGTTATGTACAGGTGAGTAAAAATaccaagagaaagaaaatggttgttttataaaattctcCAAGTACCTTGTCACGGCTTCTTCCACTAATTATCGCGGTTGGAAAATATTCCGCCACTATTTTAACAGCAGCACGCATCTGCAGAAGTTTCAGGGTCAGATCAGCAAAGCAACAACATGAGAAGAAAAACATCTAACTGAAAATCTGGACACTAAATCAAAAGAGAGCATTACATACATTGTCTGACATGAAAGCAGAGTCAGGATTATCCACAATGGGTGAAAGAGTCCCATCATAATCCAGAAACAATGCTATTCTCTTC encodes the following:
- the LOC121174716 gene encoding secreted RxLR effector protein 161-like translates to MNFSRPDIAYAVGKLSIYTHNPNKDHWEALVRLIRYLRGAIEYGIDYSGFLIILERYNDANWISDLDETKSIIGYVFTLGGGAVAWRSTKQSIIARSTMESEFIALELASSGVEWLKNFLAYY
- the LOC100799726 gene encoding trehalose-phosphate phosphatase A; protein product: MDLKPNLNPVLTDATPLTRSRLGVPSGLSPYSPIGATFPHGNMLAIPRKKTGILDDFRSSGWLDAMKSSSPTHTKVSKDVSHGIGSPDSAYSTWLLKFPSALASFDQITNCAKGKRIALFLDYDGTLSPIVDNPDSAFMSDNMRAAVKIVAEYFPTAIISGRSRDKVYEFVGVSDLCYAGSHGMDIIGPSRQSISDNHPDCISSADKQGVEVNLFQPAAEFLPMINEVLGLLMECTEDIEGATVENNKFCVSVHYRNVDEESWQIVGQRVYDVLKEYPRLRLTHGRKVLEVRPVIDWDKGKAVTFLLESLGLNCDDVLAIYVGDDRTDEDAFKVLKEANKGCGILVSRAPKESNAIYSLRDPSEVMEFLTSLAEWKSSIQAR